In a genomic window of Nocardia fluminea:
- a CDS encoding ATP-binding cassette domain-containing protein: MPRNALVAFTGVSGSGKSSLAFGTLYAESQRRYLESVAPYARRLLNQVEAPDVDTVTGLPPTVALAQRRSAPSSRSTVGTVTAISNTLRMLMSREGDYPDTPARTGPGHYPEGTNRLYSDAFSPNTVEGACPRCHGQGVVHEATESSMVPDPSLSIREGAIASWPGAWQGKNLRDVLSALGYDIDRPWRELSPAAREWILFTEEKPVVTVEPVREPHRIHRPYQGTYTGAKQLLLRSHAESKSEATRARAAEFLHTAECPLCAGRRLKPEALAVTFAGYNITELADLPLSDLVEVLRPYTPGTEAVAVLTQDLTSRIDVLIELGLGYLSVDRESPTLSGGELQRLRLAGQLRSGLFGVVYILDEPSAGLHPADTAALTTVLDRLKHSGNSVFLVEHDLDVVRHADWLIDIGPGAGVNGGKVLYAGEVEGLREVADSITRPYLFGEIVRPSRAARAPTGALRLRAVTSHNLHDLDADIPLGVLTAITGVSGSGKSTLLHAVSVTADADPDIARVVEVDQAPIGRTPRSNLATYTGLFDTVRKLFAATGTATARGYGIGRFSFNVAEGRCPTCQGEGYITVELLFLPSTYSPCPACHGKRYNPETLDITYRGKTIAEVLDLTVDQAADFLDDVEVVARALRTLRDVGLGYLRLGQPATELSGGEAQRVKLATELQRARRAGTVYLLDEPTTGLHPADTDILMTQLNSLVDGGATVVVVEHDMTVVAEADHVIDMGPGGGGQGGRIVAQGTPQQVADNAVSRTSPYLLERLT; this comes from the coding sequence ATGCCACGAAATGCGCTGGTCGCCTTCACCGGAGTGTCGGGATCCGGCAAATCGTCGTTGGCGTTCGGCACGCTCTACGCGGAATCGCAACGCCGCTACCTGGAGTCGGTGGCACCGTATGCCCGTAGGTTGCTGAATCAGGTGGAAGCGCCCGATGTCGACACCGTCACCGGTCTACCGCCGACCGTGGCCCTGGCTCAACGCCGGTCCGCTCCCTCGTCGCGATCGACCGTCGGGACCGTCACCGCGATCTCGAACACGCTGCGCATGCTCATGTCCCGCGAAGGCGACTACCCCGACACTCCGGCCAGAACCGGACCCGGGCACTACCCCGAGGGCACCAACCGGCTCTACTCCGACGCGTTCTCCCCGAACACTGTCGAGGGCGCCTGCCCACGCTGCCACGGACAAGGTGTCGTCCACGAGGCCACCGAGTCCTCGATGGTCCCCGACCCGTCGCTGAGCATCCGCGAGGGCGCGATCGCGTCGTGGCCAGGGGCCTGGCAGGGCAAGAACCTACGCGACGTGCTCAGCGCGCTCGGCTACGACATCGACCGCCCCTGGCGTGAACTCTCACCGGCTGCCCGCGAATGGATCCTGTTCACCGAGGAGAAGCCGGTCGTCACCGTGGAACCGGTACGCGAACCACATCGCATCCATCGCCCCTACCAGGGCACCTACACCGGCGCCAAGCAGTTGCTGTTGCGTTCGCACGCCGAATCCAAGAGCGAAGCCACCCGGGCCCGCGCGGCCGAATTCCTGCACACCGCAGAGTGTCCGCTGTGTGCGGGGCGCCGGCTCAAACCGGAAGCGCTCGCGGTGACCTTCGCCGGGTACAACATCACCGAACTGGCCGATCTGCCGCTGAGCGACCTCGTCGAGGTGTTGCGCCCCTACACCCCTGGCACCGAAGCGGTCGCGGTTCTCACCCAAGACCTCACTTCCCGCATAGACGTGCTCATCGAGCTCGGGCTCGGTTACCTGAGTGTCGATCGGGAGAGCCCGACACTGTCCGGGGGTGAGCTGCAGCGGTTGCGGTTGGCCGGGCAGTTGCGGTCGGGCCTGTTCGGTGTCGTCTACATTCTCGACGAACCCTCGGCGGGACTGCATCCCGCCGACACCGCGGCCCTGACAACAGTGCTGGATCGGCTCAAGCATTCGGGCAACAGTGTGTTCCTGGTCGAACACGATCTCGACGTCGTCCGCCACGCCGACTGGCTCATCGACATCGGCCCCGGCGCCGGTGTGAACGGCGGCAAGGTCCTCTACGCCGGGGAGGTCGAGGGTTTGCGCGAGGTGGCCGACTCGATCACCCGGCCTTACCTGTTCGGTGAGATTGTGCGCCCGTCGCGCGCGGCCCGTGCCCCTACCGGCGCGCTCCGATTACGCGCCGTCACCAGCCACAACCTGCACGACCTCGACGCCGACATTCCGCTCGGAGTGCTCACCGCGATCACCGGCGTCTCCGGATCGGGCAAATCGACCCTGCTGCACGCTGTTTCGGTCACCGCCGACGCCGATCCGGACATCGCGCGCGTCGTCGAAGTCGATCAGGCGCCGATCGGGCGCACCCCGCGATCGAATCTGGCCACCTACACCGGCCTGTTCGACACGGTCCGCAAACTGTTCGCCGCGACCGGCACCGCCACCGCCCGCGGGTACGGCATCGGCCGGTTCTCGTTCAATGTCGCCGAGGGCCGCTGCCCGACCTGCCAGGGCGAGGGATACATCACCGTGGAGCTGCTGTTCCTGCCCAGCACCTACAGTCCCTGCCCGGCCTGCCACGGCAAGCGCTACAACCCCGAAACGCTCGACATCACCTACCGCGGCAAGACGATCGCCGAGGTCCTGGACCTGACTGTCGACCAGGCCGCCGACTTCCTCGACGATGTCGAAGTCGTCGCGCGTGCCCTGCGCACGCTGCGCGATGTCGGCCTCGGCTACCTGCGGCTCGGGCAACCGGCCACCGAACTGTCCGGCGGTGAAGCCCAACGGGTGAAGCTGGCCACCGAACTACAGCGGGCACGGCGCGCCGGCACCGTTTACCTGCTCGATGAGCCGACTACCGGACTACATCCGGCCGACACCGATATCCTGATGACACAACTGAATTCGCTCGTCGACGGCGGCGCCACCGTGGTGGTGGTCGAACACGACATGACCGTGGTCGCCGAAGCCGACCACGTGATCGACATGGGACCGGGCGGCGGCGGGCAGGGAGGCCGGATCGTGGCGCAGGGGACACCGCAACAGGTCGCGGACAACGCGGTCAGCCGAACGTCGCCGTATCTGCTGGAGCGATTGACATGA
- a CDS encoding DUF308 domain-containing protein produces the protein MTGSADRTRTAMLFAGGCSFLLGVALLLWPGRDESVLATLFGISLILSTLVQAYLAFMARIAFPLRVLVLVSAALTGILAGLVFEGGTIELLALWIGIGWSVRGIVHALVAAWDDSVDDGWAHEVCGLATTAIGLAVIAITFQTVTGLATMAGAGLVVIGVMELLAGGLWRAALQAARGSATEEQVPPARAATEL, from the coding sequence ATGACCGGCAGCGCGGATCGGACCCGGACTGCGATGCTGTTCGCGGGCGGGTGCTCGTTCCTGCTCGGTGTGGCGCTGCTGTTGTGGCCGGGGCGCGACGAATCCGTGCTGGCCACGCTGTTCGGGATCTCGCTGATCCTGAGCACCCTGGTGCAGGCGTATCTGGCGTTCATGGCGCGCATCGCGTTCCCGCTGCGGGTGCTGGTGCTGGTCAGTGCCGCGCTCACGGGGATCTTGGCGGGTCTGGTCTTCGAGGGCGGCACTATCGAACTGCTGGCGCTGTGGATCGGTATCGGCTGGTCGGTGCGCGGCATCGTGCACGCGCTGGTTGCCGCGTGGGACGACAGCGTCGACGACGGTTGGGCGCACGAAGTGTGCGGGCTCGCCACCACCGCGATCGGCCTCGCCGTCATCGCGATCACCTTCCAGACAGTCACCGGGCTGGCCACGATGGCCGGCGCCGGGCTGGTCGTGATCGGGGTGATGGAACTGCTCGCCGGTGGGCTCTGGCGGGCGGCGCTGCAGGCGGCGCGCGGGTCCGCGACCGAGGAGCAGGTGCCGCCGGCTCGGGCCGCGACCGAGCTGTAG
- a CDS encoding GNAT family N-acetyltransferase: MASAKSVCVRAGTPADSAAITGLQEAGFGMRYGGDENEFRGAVFPVERSLVAVEGDRIVGHTVDLTMTVTVPGERTVRACGVSGVAVAPTHRRRGILRELYRAQHARTEADGLPLTIFTASEGTIYGRFGYEVAIIDTAVFIDTRRAEFRATTPDPGGVTLETLAEAAPRIREIYERWQKMTAGAQARPDAKWDLFFADVERHRRGATTLFVLLHADGYALYRRSRRENRDIASVWEFRAVTPDAHAALWRVLLGMDLVDTVEAEIADDDPLAYLLTDPRAVQVTHRGDALWARVMDVPAALTARAYRADLDTVVAVHDPFRDAGGNFALRIRDGVAECEPTSRTAALGFDINILGALYFGAHRATMFAAASRITVEDPKALRAFDEAFTTDRAPQLGWFF, encoded by the coding sequence ATGGCATCGGCGAAGAGCGTGTGCGTTCGGGCGGGGACTCCCGCGGACTCGGCGGCGATCACGGGGTTGCAGGAGGCCGGGTTCGGGATGCGGTACGGGGGTGACGAGAACGAATTCCGGGGAGCGGTGTTTCCGGTGGAGCGGTCACTGGTCGCGGTGGAGGGTGACCGGATCGTCGGGCACACGGTGGATCTGACGATGACGGTCACGGTGCCGGGGGAACGGACGGTGCGCGCGTGTGGGGTGTCGGGGGTCGCGGTGGCGCCGACACATCGGCGGCGCGGAATCCTGCGCGAACTCTATCGGGCTCAGCACGCGCGGACCGAGGCCGACGGTTTGCCGTTGACGATCTTCACCGCCAGTGAGGGCACGATCTACGGGCGGTTCGGCTACGAGGTGGCCATCATCGACACCGCGGTGTTCATCGATACACGCCGGGCCGAATTCCGTGCCACCACACCGGATCCTGGTGGCGTGACACTGGAGACTCTGGCAGAAGCCGCCCCGCGGATCCGGGAGATCTACGAGCGCTGGCAGAAGATGACGGCGGGCGCGCAGGCGCGCCCCGATGCCAAGTGGGACCTGTTCTTCGCCGACGTGGAACGTCACCGCCGCGGTGCGACAACGCTGTTCGTCCTGCTCCACGCCGACGGCTATGCCCTGTATCGGCGCTCGCGACGCGAGAACCGCGACATCGCCTCGGTGTGGGAATTTCGTGCGGTCACCCCCGACGCGCACGCCGCGCTCTGGCGGGTCCTGCTCGGGATGGACCTCGTCGACACCGTGGAAGCCGAGATCGCCGACGACGATCCGCTGGCCTACCTGCTCACCGACCCACGCGCGGTGCAGGTAACCCACCGAGGCGACGCACTGTGGGCGCGCGTGATGGATGTCCCCGCCGCCCTGACCGCCCGTGCCTACCGCGCCGACCTCGATACCGTGGTGGCGGTGCACGACCCGTTCCGCGACGCAGGCGGGAACTTCGCCCTGCGGATCCGCGACGGCGTCGCCGAGTGCGAGCCGACTTCCCGGACAGCGGCTCTCGGCTTCGACATCAATATCCTCGGTGCTCTCTACTTCGGCGCCCATCGCGCCACCATGTTCGCCGCCGCGAGCCGGATCACCGTCGAGGACCCGAAGGCGCTGCGCGCGTTCGATGAAGCGTTCACCACCGACCGCGCCCCGCAGCTGGGCTGGTTCTTCTGA
- a CDS encoding maltokinase N-terminal cap-like domain-containing protein, whose translation MAVIHQTTVTPSKRDLVAAWLPRQQWYLGTIPRLDKVGGFRLDDPAGEVGIEFVLFVDDSGPDQVLYQVPMTYRGAPLPGGDSALIGIAEHGVLGRRWIYDGTRDPVAIGAVIDLLTGRTTAQAQSLSDTADPTVVVTPAENWSVDRELGVAVDGVAHTDVPWGAAAVRFHRVPVSLWVGGAGSVAAPSALGPVVELISVLTDWV comes from the coding sequence ATGGCAGTCATCCACCAGACCACCGTCACACCGTCCAAGCGCGATCTCGTCGCGGCATGGCTGCCCCGTCAACAGTGGTATCTGGGCACGATTCCACGCCTGGACAAGGTCGGTGGCTTCCGCCTCGACGATCCGGCCGGTGAAGTCGGCATCGAATTCGTGCTGTTCGTCGACGATTCAGGTCCCGACCAGGTGCTGTATCAGGTGCCGATGACCTATCGCGGGGCACCGTTGCCCGGTGGCGACTCGGCACTGATCGGCATCGCCGAGCACGGGGTGCTGGGGCGGCGCTGGATCTACGACGGGACGCGTGATCCGGTCGCGATCGGGGCCGTCATCGATCTGCTGACCGGCCGCACGACCGCCCAGGCTCAGAGTCTCAGCGATACGGCGGACCCGACGGTTGTCGTGACACCGGCCGAGAACTGGTCGGTCGACAGGGAGCTCGGGGTGGCGGTGGACGGGGTCGCGCACACCGATGTGCCCTGGGGCGCCGCTGCCGTGCGATTCCATCGCGTTCCGGTGTCGCTGTGGGTCGGCGGGGCCGGTTCGGTCGCCGCGCCTTCGGCGCTGGGCCCGGTTGTCGAGTTGATCAGTGTGCTGACCGACTGGGTATGA